In Halopelagius inordinatus, a single genomic region encodes these proteins:
- the pstA gene encoding phosphate ABC transporter permease PstA, with the protein MATESESGQVESFGQVSRTVGTVFRYLLMAATMFGIVTLGVLLVYVANDAIQPLTADPGWYLVFFATLVLPATVVGGYLASRRLSAFKLGAMVVGMLVVTLMFSGGVAIIFVDIIPPLVGFSFAVALFLPAVLVVALTSQDRHVSFTSRLVLTAALFYLSLFGLPGPVGSALGVPSLLPSVAELVQSAPFVPLGWVMVALVLGSVLAVVVGRYVAGIRDARTGALAGIAALAATAAGGAVGPLVGVDPISTVIVAGVALVPTATYAGGAALTRDEDRLGLLFAAVVVVGTLAGAAAVNALGFAGPQSWVDWQFLTSSHSGNAENAGLYPAIGGSILLMCTVAALSFPLGVGAAVYLEEYAPNNAFTRFIDVNISNLAGVPSVVYGLLGLGVFVTYFNRPTGTVLIGGATLALLILPIVIISSREAIRSVPSDMRQASYGMGATRWQTVKNVVLPEAFPGILTGTILALGRAIGETAPLIMIGAPNVLFNLPTDLTSKVSAMPLQVYAWSSLFASEDFYTKAVPAGVVVLLAVLLAMNSVAIVLRNKYESET; encoded by the coding sequence ATGGCAACCGAAAGCGAATCCGGGCAGGTAGAGAGCTTCGGGCAAGTGAGCCGGACGGTCGGCACCGTCTTCCGGTACCTCCTGATGGCCGCGACGATGTTCGGCATCGTCACGCTCGGCGTCCTCCTCGTCTACGTCGCAAACGACGCGATACAACCGCTCACCGCCGACCCCGGCTGGTATCTCGTCTTCTTCGCGACGCTCGTGCTTCCGGCGACGGTCGTCGGGGGCTATCTCGCCTCCCGCCGACTATCGGCGTTCAAACTCGGCGCGATGGTCGTCGGTATGCTCGTCGTCACGCTGATGTTCAGCGGCGGCGTCGCCATCATCTTCGTGGACATCATCCCGCCGTTGGTCGGCTTCTCCTTTGCCGTCGCGCTGTTTCTCCCCGCCGTGCTCGTCGTCGCTCTCACGAGTCAGGACCGACACGTCTCCTTTACGTCCCGGCTCGTCCTGACTGCCGCGCTGTTTTACCTCTCGCTTTTCGGCCTTCCGGGCCCCGTCGGGTCCGCGCTCGGAGTTCCGTCCCTCCTCCCGAGCGTCGCCGAACTCGTCCAGTCGGCGCCGTTCGTCCCGCTCGGTTGGGTGATGGTCGCACTCGTCCTCGGGTCGGTGTTAGCCGTCGTCGTCGGCCGGTACGTCGCTGGCATCCGTGACGCGAGAACGGGTGCGCTCGCGGGTATCGCCGCCCTCGCCGCGACGGCGGCGGGAGGTGCGGTCGGTCCGTTGGTGGGTGTAGACCCAATCTCCACCGTCATCGTCGCCGGCGTCGCGTTGGTTCCGACCGCGACGTACGCCGGCGGGGCAGCGCTCACCCGAGACGAGGACAGGCTCGGACTGTTGTTCGCCGCCGTCGTCGTCGTCGGGACACTCGCGGGTGCCGCGGCCGTCAACGCACTCGGCTTTGCGGGGCCGCAGTCGTGGGTCGACTGGCAGTTCCTCACGAGTTCCCACAGCGGAAACGCCGAGAACGCTGGCCTCTACCCGGCCATCGGCGGCTCGATACTGCTTATGTGTACGGTCGCCGCGCTGTCGTTCCCGCTCGGCGTGGGCGCGGCGGTGTATCTCGAAGAGTACGCGCCGAACAACGCGTTCACTCGGTTCATCGACGTCAACATCTCGAACCTCGCGGGCGTCCCCTCGGTCGTCTACGGACTGCTCGGACTCGGGGTGTTCGTCACCTACTTCAATCGGCCGACCGGGACGGTCCTCATCGGCGGCGCGACGCTCGCGTTGCTCATCCTTCCCATCGTCATCATCTCCTCGCGGGAGGCCATCCGGTCGGTCCCCTCGGACATGCGGCAGGCGTCCTACGGGATGGGTGCGACGCGGTGGCAGACGGTCAAAAACGTCGTCTTGCCGGAGGCGTTCCCCGGTATCCTCACCGGAACCATCCTCGCACTCGGGCGCGCGATAGGCGAGACGGCACCGCTCATCATGATCGGCGCGCCGAACGTCCTGTTCAATCTGCCGACCGACCTCACCTCGAAGGTGAGTGCGATGCCGCTTCAGGTGTACGCGTGGTCGAGCCTGTTCGCCAGCGAAGACTTCTACACGAAGGCGGTTCCGGCGGGCGTCGTCGTGTTGCTCGCCGTGCTGCTCGCGATGAACTCCGTCGCGATCGTCCTCCGGAACAAGTATGAGAGCGAAACCTAA
- the pstC gene encoding phosphate ABC transporter permease subunit PstC, with amino-acid sequence MSTDDLESDLTRQTENSPRELLTRSFFFLCAALSVVTTVSIVALLVTEAAKFFTITAPLMGIEGQTASIVEFLTGTTWQINSQEFGVLALVSATLLITIGSAIIALPLGVATAIYLSEYASKQARSVLKPALEILAGVPTVVYGFFALIYITPALEVVLPSIGTFNLLSASIVVGIMIIPMVASISEDAMSAVPDELRQAGYGMGATKFDVSTGVVVPAALSGIFSSFILALSRAIGETMAVTVAAGSQAKFLNPLNPASFLEGALPMTAAMVQLLTGDITGGGLAYRSLFAIGLVLFVITLVMNLISDIVAQRYREEY; translated from the coding sequence ATGAGCACGGATGACTTAGAATCGGACCTCACGCGGCAGACCGAAAACTCGCCGCGCGAGTTGCTGACACGGTCGTTCTTCTTCCTCTGTGCGGCGCTTTCCGTCGTGACGACCGTCAGTATCGTCGCTCTCCTCGTCACCGAGGCGGCGAAGTTCTTCACCATCACGGCGCCGCTTATGGGAATCGAGGGCCAAACCGCGTCGATAGTCGAGTTCCTGACGGGCACGACGTGGCAGATAAACAGCCAGGAGTTCGGCGTGTTGGCGCTCGTCTCGGCGACGCTCCTGATAACCATCGGCTCGGCGATTATCGCCCTTCCGCTGGGTGTGGCGACCGCGATCTACCTCAGCGAGTACGCGAGCAAGCAGGCGCGGTCGGTACTCAAGCCCGCGCTCGAAATCCTCGCTGGCGTCCCGACGGTCGTCTACGGCTTCTTTGCGCTCATCTACATCACGCCCGCACTGGAGGTCGTACTGCCCAGTATCGGGACGTTCAACCTCCTGTCTGCGAGTATCGTCGTCGGAATCATGATCATCCCGATGGTCGCGTCCATCAGCGAGGACGCGATGTCCGCGGTCCCGGACGAACTCCGGCAGGCGGGCTACGGGATGGGTGCGACGAAGTTCGACGTCTCGACGGGAGTCGTCGTCCCCGCCGCCCTCTCTGGCATCTTTTCTTCTTTCATCCTCGCGCTCTCGCGGGCCATCGGCGAGACGATGGCCGTCACCGTCGCCGCGGGGTCGCAAGCGAAGTTCCTCAACCCGCTCAACCCCGCGTCGTTCCTCGAAGGCGCGCTTCCGATGACGGCCGCGATGGTCCAGTTGCTCACGGGCGACATCACGGGCGGCGGACTCGCCTACCGCAGTCTGTTCGCCATCGGCCTCGTCCTCTTCGTTATCACGCTTGTCATGAACCTCATAAGCGACATCGTCGCACAACGCTACCGGGAGGAGTACTGA
- a CDS encoding PstS family phosphate ABC transporter substrate-binding protein, whose protein sequence is MTRQSERTGASLSRRKFIVGAGAAGVAGLAGCTENTDSGGSTDSGGGSTGSGGDSTESQTLSGDVDIAGSSTVFPLATAMAERFQSQHSEVSVNIQSTGSGGGFANYFCTGQTQFNNASRPIKGEEEQQCSSNDVEPVEVKVATDALTVIVNNDNDWIGDGLTVEQLNQIWSAESPPETWADINSEWPDEPLELYGPSDASGTYDYFIEAILGEEGPGHRQDYSATEQDRTIVQGVQGSEYAIGYLGFAYYSENQDSVQAVPISDGDGEYVEPSLDNALEGKYTPLSRPLFTYAAKSALAENHIAEFAKFWIENATSREIVANEVGYVPLSEDEQTEMMDKLESAIEEAN, encoded by the coding sequence ATGACGCGCCAAAGCGAGCGAACGGGAGCGAGCCTCTCACGTCGAAAGTTTATCGTCGGTGCCGGTGCGGCGGGCGTCGCCGGGTTGGCTGGCTGTACCGAAAACACCGACTCCGGCGGGTCTACCGACTCCGGCGGCGGGTCCACCGGCTCCGGCGGCGATTCGACCGAGAGCCAGACGCTCTCGGGCGACGTGGACATCGCGGGTTCGTCCACCGTGTTCCCGCTTGCGACGGCGATGGCGGAACGGTTCCAGAGTCAACACTCCGAGGTCAGCGTCAACATCCAGTCCACCGGGTCCGGTGGCGGGTTCGCGAACTACTTCTGTACCGGACAGACGCAGTTCAACAACGCGTCGCGCCCCATCAAGGGCGAGGAGGAACAGCAGTGTTCCTCGAACGACGTCGAACCCGTCGAAGTGAAAGTCGCGACGGACGCGCTGACTGTCATCGTCAACAACGACAACGACTGGATTGGGGACGGTCTCACCGTCGAACAGCTAAATCAGATCTGGTCCGCCGAGAGTCCGCCCGAGACGTGGGCCGACATCAACTCCGAGTGGCCCGACGAACCCCTCGAACTGTACGGCCCCTCTGACGCGTCGGGGACGTACGACTACTTCATAGAGGCAATCCTCGGCGAGGAGGGGCCGGGTCACCGCCAGGATTACTCCGCGACAGAACAGGACCGCACCATCGTGCAGGGCGTCCAGGGGTCGGAGTACGCCATCGGATATCTCGGCTTCGCCTACTACAGCGAGAACCAAGACTCCGTGCAGGCCGTCCCAATCTCCGACGGCGACGGCGAGTACGTCGAACCGTCGCTCGATAACGCACTCGAAGGGAAGTACACGCCCCTGTCGCGTCCGCTCTTTACCTACGCCGCAAAGTCCGCTCTCGCGGAGAACCACATCGCCGAGTTCGCGAAGTTCTGGATCGAGAACGCCACGAGCAGAGAGATCGTCGCGAACGAAGTCGGCTACGTTCCCCTCTCGGAGGACGAGCAAACCGAGATGATGGACAAGCTCGAATCCGCCATCGAAGAGGCGAACTAA
- a CDS encoding phosphate signaling complex PhoU family protein, giving the protein MVETRKVQVTGGSTFTVSIPKDWATANGISAGSEVEFYPEQDSLFLTPRTEEERTEGTLDITNLESDELMRAVMTMYVSGFDIIGLESGRITTDQRRTIREATQSLVGLEVLEETRDRVVIRDLLDSSELSIHNAVTRMRLIALSMLEDAIEALTELDEDMALDVIQRDDDVDRLWMVVSRIFRTTLRTPKAAEELGLPREVCFDYQSAARQLERVADHATKIAHLTLKIEEPVPDDVAEALRELYTEATKVVDDGMDALFTEESSEATRLANEARESVQAIDERARAIDELLRELDPARAQLLGLIVDSVSRSADYGGNIAETALQKAAPTP; this is encoded by the coding sequence ATGGTCGAAACCCGGAAGGTGCAGGTGACTGGCGGGTCGACGTTTACGGTATCCATCCCGAAAGACTGGGCGACGGCGAACGGCATCTCCGCGGGGAGCGAAGTGGAGTTCTACCCCGAGCAGGATTCGCTGTTTCTCACCCCGCGAACCGAGGAAGAACGGACGGAGGGGACGCTCGACATCACGAACTTAGAGAGCGACGAACTCATGCGCGCGGTGATGACGATGTACGTCAGCGGGTTCGACATCATCGGGTTAGAGAGCGGTCGCATCACCACCGACCAACGGCGGACCATCCGCGAGGCGACGCAGAGTCTCGTCGGACTGGAGGTTCTCGAAGAGACGCGCGACAGAGTGGTCATCCGCGACCTGTTGGACTCGTCGGAACTGTCCATCCACAACGCGGTGACCCGGATGCGCCTCATCGCACTGTCGATGCTCGAAGACGCCATCGAAGCCCTCACCGAACTCGACGAGGACATGGCGCTCGACGTCATCCAACGGGACGACGACGTGGACCGCCTCTGGATGGTCGTCTCGCGAATCTTCCGCACGACGCTCCGGACGCCGAAGGCGGCGGAGGAACTCGGCCTTCCGCGGGAGGTGTGTTTCGACTACCAGTCGGCGGCCCGGCAACTCGAACGCGTCGCGGACCACGCGACGAAGATAGCCCACCTCACGCTGAAAATCGAAGAGCCCGTCCCAGATGACGTCGCAGAGGCGTTACGGGAACTGTACACCGAGGCCACCAAAGTCGTCGACGACGGGATGGACGCGCTCTTCACCGAGGAGAGTTCCGAAGCGACCCGACTCGCCAACGAGGCGCGCGAGTCGGTCCAAGCCATCGACGAACGCGCCCGCGCCATCGACGAACTCCTCCGAGAACTGGACCCCGCGCGCGCGCAACTGCTCGGACTCATCGTCGACTCCGTCTCTCGGAGCGCCGACTACGGCGGCAACATCGCGGAGACGGCGCTTCAGAAGGCCGCACCGACGCCCTGA
- a CDS encoding 30S ribosomal protein S8e, which yields MKDQGRSKRKRTGGRLRRSSNKKRHQLGREPTETTVGEPRFRVVDSRGNQKKIRALSTNVAQVADGDEVTEAEIENVVDNPANINYIRRNIITKGAILETSAGRARVTSRPGQDGQVNAVLVDE from the coding sequence ATGAAGGACCAAGGACGCTCGAAGCGAAAGCGCACCGGGGGCCGACTTCGGCGCTCGAGCAACAAGAAGCGCCACCAACTCGGTCGCGAACCGACGGAGACGACCGTCGGCGAACCCCGGTTCCGCGTCGTCGACTCCCGCGGCAACCAAAAGAAGATTCGCGCGCTCTCGACCAACGTCGCACAGGTCGCAGACGGCGACGAGGTCACGGAAGCCGAAATCGAGAACGTCGTCGACAACCCGGCGAACATCAACTACATCCGGCGGAACATCATCACGAAAGGCGCCATCCTCGAAACCAGCGCCGGTCGCGCCCGAGTGACCTCCCGTCCCGGTCAGGACGGTCAGGTCAACGCCGTCCTCGTCGACGAGTAA
- a CDS encoding HalOD1 output domain-containing protein, with amino-acid sequence MASNAGSDPDSRFRRVEVTRSSDEHLATTVVYALSEALDRNPNDLPVELNQVVDPDALERVFEERGETPRGPGRLVFEIADCEVTVTSSGRVTVVPIPPTAGVANAETDQSDETTVD; translated from the coding sequence ATGGCTTCAAACGCCGGCTCGGACCCGGACAGCCGGTTCCGTCGGGTCGAGGTGACGCGCAGTTCGGACGAACACCTCGCGACGACGGTAGTGTACGCGCTCTCGGAAGCGCTCGACCGCAACCCGAACGACCTGCCGGTCGAACTGAATCAGGTCGTCGACCCGGACGCTCTCGAACGAGTCTTCGAAGAGCGCGGCGAGACGCCACGGGGGCCCGGCCGCCTCGTCTTCGAAATCGCCGACTGTGAGGTCACGGTCACCTCCTCCGGTCGCGTCACCGTCGTCCCCATCCCGCCGACTGCGGGCGTCGCGAACGCGGAGACGGACCAAAGCGACGAGACGACAGTCGACTGA
- a CDS encoding DUF2240 family protein yields the protein MSLEVAVAVPFKQRGTDRLGEGEFVVALSLDRDWFSPDQAKRLIDVAAGRGLLAREDGDVVASFDPATVTVPEEYEPDESILREQSAFERILDSLVAAGHDKQEVVAAVNELQRELAVSVEAAAAVYAKRRGVDVSDAASKATRELGD from the coding sequence ATGAGCCTCGAGGTGGCCGTCGCGGTGCCGTTCAAGCAGCGAGGGACAGACCGGTTGGGCGAAGGCGAGTTCGTGGTCGCGCTCTCTCTGGACAGAGACTGGTTCTCGCCCGACCAAGCGAAGCGACTCATCGACGTCGCCGCCGGCCGGGGACTCCTCGCGCGCGAGGACGGAGACGTCGTCGCCTCCTTCGACCCCGCGACGGTGACCGTCCCCGAGGAGTACGAACCCGACGAGTCGATTCTGCGCGAACAGTCGGCGTTCGAACGCATCCTCGACTCCCTGGTCGCCGCCGGACACGACAAACAGGAGGTCGTCGCCGCGGTGAACGAACTCCAGCGAGAACTCGCCGTCAGCGTCGAAGCCGCCGCCGCGGTGTACGCAAAGCGTCGCGGCGTGGACGTGAGCGACGCCGCGTCGAAGGCGACGCGCGAACTGGGCGACTGA
- a CDS encoding HAD family hydrolase → MLVPPERSLVTIRAVAFDLDYTLAVPTSDRTTILRNASVATGAPTLSRSAYLEAHSRNLTSETRTPIFEHLLAQRGSDVDPAALATEYRERIAAALVPIDGARDFLSSLRETYTVGLLTNGPRVAQRDKLETLGWTDAFDVALVTGELDAGKPDPIAFEALLDALGTAPEETVYVGDDVDADIGGADTAGLVPVQVVFEGGPDPDPRAAAHVEREELTTRLPDLLEEL, encoded by the coding sequence ATGCTCGTCCCGCCCGAACGGTCCCTCGTGACTATACGGGCGGTCGCGTTCGACCTCGACTACACGCTCGCGGTTCCGACGAGCGACCGGACGACGATTCTCCGAAACGCCTCGGTGGCGACGGGCGCGCCGACGCTCTCGCGCAGCGCCTACCTCGAGGCCCACAGCCGCAACCTGACGAGCGAGACGAGAACGCCGATTTTCGAGCACCTCCTCGCGCAACGCGGCTCCGACGTCGACCCGGCGGCACTCGCGACGGAGTACCGCGAACGCATCGCGGCGGCGCTCGTCCCCATCGACGGCGCGCGCGACTTCCTCTCGTCGCTCCGCGAGACGTACACCGTCGGGCTCTTGACGAACGGCCCGCGCGTCGCCCAGCGGGACAAACTGGAGACGCTCGGGTGGACCGACGCGTTCGACGTCGCGCTCGTCACCGGCGAACTCGACGCCGGGAAACCCGACCCGATAGCGTTCGAGGCGCTCCTCGACGCGCTCGGAACCGCGCCGGAAGAGACCGTCTACGTCGGTGACGACGTGGACGCCGACATCGGCGGGGCGGACACGGCCGGACTCGTCCCGGTGCAGGTCGTCTTCGAGGGCGGACCGGACCCGGACCCGAGGGCCGCCGCGCACGTCGAACGCGAGGAACTCACGACGCGACTCCCGGACCTGTTAGAAGAGCTGTAG
- a CDS encoding DNA double-strand break repair nuclease NurA, with protein sequence MTLDPVHVDGIASIANLLATRVDDREHTDLARDVWEEYLEPLYGPDGDVVLDVLGEKRLQAVEIDDVALADAPFETVHGLDSGTINPTTFKNGLVLDLAQAAMAAVPSDLELHRCRSIVATAHSNDTTAALDEPWRKLDDGYCRWRVLQSPRVSRFAEGVVHALSLYLAESTHALEHADEVEDLLVLDGPLYPKELLNWRDRSEELGDLAREAKPRSVVENYVRLVESFVRRDVPLVGFVKNPSAKHVVQTVRSRGMEAPWTDDTAFFARLLERRDSPGHGNEGRRTRDLTFTNWFLSRGGSDRALSSDGDAYGIDRELDADLYEVTFFVVYDPRTDVLYRAEAPYAFTRRAETRRRLTTQILRDVAAQRGPPEAVEKADELARISAHEKTALRRKLEEEFDSDAVRRYDDVRWGGDE encoded by the coding sequence ATGACGCTCGACCCCGTCCACGTCGACGGTATCGCGAGCATCGCGAACCTCCTCGCGACGCGCGTGGACGACCGCGAACACACGGACCTCGCCCGAGACGTCTGGGAGGAGTATCTCGAACCGCTGTACGGCCCCGACGGGGACGTGGTCCTCGACGTACTCGGCGAAAAGCGCCTGCAGGCGGTCGAGATAGACGACGTCGCGCTGGCGGACGCGCCGTTCGAGACGGTCCACGGCTTGGACTCCGGGACCATCAACCCGACGACGTTCAAGAACGGACTCGTCCTCGACTTGGCGCAGGCGGCGATGGCAGCCGTCCCGTCCGACCTCGAACTCCACCGGTGCCGCAGCATCGTCGCCACGGCCCACTCCAACGATACGACGGCCGCCCTCGACGAACCGTGGCGGAAACTCGACGACGGCTACTGTCGGTGGCGCGTCCTCCAGTCGCCGCGAGTGAGCCGATTCGCCGAGGGCGTCGTCCACGCGCTCTCTCTGTACCTCGCAGAGAGCACGCACGCGCTCGAACACGCGGACGAGGTGGAGGACCTCCTCGTCCTCGACGGGCCGTTGTACCCGAAGGAACTGTTGAACTGGCGCGACAGAAGCGAGGAACTCGGCGACTTGGCGCGGGAGGCGAAACCGCGGAGCGTCGTCGAGAACTACGTCCGACTGGTCGAGTCGTTCGTCCGGCGCGACGTCCCCCTCGTGGGGTTCGTGAAGAACCCGAGCGCGAAACACGTCGTCCAGACCGTCAGGTCTCGGGGGATGGAGGCTCCGTGGACCGACGACACGGCGTTTTTCGCGCGCCTGTTGGAACGACGGGACAGTCCCGGCCACGGCAACGAGGGCCGCCGGACGCGGGACCTGACGTTCACGAACTGGTTTCTCTCTCGCGGCGGGTCCGACCGGGCGCTTTCGTCGGACGGCGACGCCTACGGAATCGACCGGGAACTCGACGCCGACCTCTACGAGGTGACGTTCTTCGTCGTCTACGACCCGCGGACGGACGTGCTCTACCGCGCGGAGGCCCCGTACGCGTTCACTCGGAGAGCGGAGACGCGACGGAGGCTCACGACGCAGATTCTCCGCGACGTGGCCGCCCAACGCGGCCCGCCCGAGGCGGTCGAGAAAGCCGACGAACTGGCGCGCATCAGCGCACACGAGAAGACGGCCCTCCGACGGAAGCTAGAAGAGGAGTTCGACTCCGACGCGGTTCGGCGGTACGACGACGTCCGGTGGGGCGGCGACGAGTGA
- a CDS encoding DUF7113 family protein: MLLVRGYGGDTTLTGTVYERGERAPSFKGAPDEDAPYVWVCDEFYEVESGGTETEIAGRTLNVAFDTPMPRGFDTREQALDAAKDHVRTQFARVGVAESDVKIEVVKTEPDAA; the protein is encoded by the coding sequence ATGTTGTTGGTGCGCGGATACGGCGGTGACACGACGCTGACGGGGACGGTGTACGAACGGGGTGAGCGGGCACCCTCGTTCAAAGGCGCGCCCGACGAGGACGCGCCGTACGTCTGGGTCTGCGACGAGTTCTACGAAGTCGAGAGCGGGGGAACCGAGACCGAAATCGCCGGTCGGACGCTGAACGTCGCGTTCGACACGCCGATGCCGCGCGGATTCGATACGCGAGAACAGGCGCTGGACGCGGCGAAAGATCACGTGCGGACGCAGTTCGCCCGCGTCGGCGTCGCGGAGAGCGACGTGAAAATCGAAGTCGTCAAGACGGAACCGGACGCCGCCTGA
- a CDS encoding ATP-binding protein yields MVDLGDFEEETNVGERSSTGDDANGSASEEPAAPAPTGSNGESSAADASETRDGSSEDGLTFDEMDVEPAGSDRGIGAIAVSKGLRVAEDGDDTSLRAFVTTGNRENVRLGKYLLVPYPDDELLFCRISALEYAQEFQADDATEIHARRAMRRDDFDERDYKFVAALDPVAVLFEDGPDLKRRMVDRVPKPQAVVAEASDAEQIKTGLNIPPEGVFLGHLSVGGEKVRTAAEPPTIDYRLKDDYADGDPLVFRHTLVAGGTGSGKTHASKNLLRQLLDSDRTYEMDDGRDARMAVVQFDPQDEYAQMHDDNPAMDAGVSRRYEREGIAHGGHDDTLALVPKEDGIPYGGDGHGAEQLEFTIPFSMARDRPWLVAGSSLNENQYPALRELLRRFFRDYGDAGTYEEFLTFLDDPTLKEELHEAGRVHEATYDAVKRRVRGVPNGVFDQSARPITELDHELVRPGGLTVIPTYHLSTSRAKEMFVLAVSALLIDDKLSNAPDSQRIKETPLVLGMDEAHNFLSDADTVQARKVVSKFTEAAKQGRKERLGLFLITQDPQDVAEPVFKQVNTKLVLNLGDDDAIQSVNIPPNLEGKVPYMEKGQMVVYSPDNSEPVELVGLSTCVTRHGD; encoded by the coding sequence ATGGTGGACCTCGGCGACTTCGAGGAGGAAACGAACGTGGGGGAGAGGTCGTCTACCGGGGACGACGCGAACGGGTCGGCGTCCGAGGAACCGGCCGCGCCGGCCCCGACCGGTTCGAACGGCGAGTCCTCCGCCGCGGACGCCTCCGAGACGAGAGACGGGTCGAGCGAGGACGGACTGACGTTCGACGAGATGGACGTCGAACCCGCGGGGTCGGACCGCGGTATCGGTGCTATCGCCGTCTCGAAGGGACTCCGCGTGGCCGAAGACGGCGACGACACCTCGCTTCGCGCGTTCGTCACGACGGGGAACCGAGAGAACGTCCGCCTCGGCAAATACCTCCTCGTCCCGTACCCGGACGACGAACTGCTTTTCTGTCGCATCTCCGCTCTCGAGTACGCCCAGGAGTTCCAAGCCGACGACGCCACCGAGATACACGCCCGCCGCGCGATGCGGCGCGACGACTTCGACGAACGCGACTACAAGTTCGTCGCGGCACTCGACCCGGTCGCCGTCCTCTTCGAGGACGGCCCGGACCTGAAACGGCGGATGGTCGACCGGGTTCCGAAACCGCAAGCCGTCGTCGCGGAAGCCAGCGACGCAGAACAGATAAAGACGGGGCTGAACATCCCGCCCGAGGGCGTCTTCCTCGGACATCTCTCCGTCGGCGGCGAGAAGGTGCGCACCGCCGCGGAACCGCCGACGATAGACTACCGACTGAAAGACGACTACGCCGACGGCGACCCACTCGTCTTCCGGCACACCCTCGTCGCGGGCGGTACCGGGTCGGGCAAGACGCACGCCTCGAAGAACCTGCTTCGACAACTCCTCGATTCAGACCGGACCTACGAGATGGACGACGGGCGCGACGCGCGGATGGCCGTCGTCCAGTTCGACCCGCAAGACGAGTACGCGCAGATGCACGACGACAACCCGGCGATGGACGCGGGCGTCTCTCGCCGGTACGAACGCGAGGGCATCGCCCACGGCGGCCACGACGACACCCTCGCACTCGTGCCCAAAGAGGACGGCATACCCTACGGCGGAGACGGCCACGGCGCGGAGCAACTCGAATTCACGATACCGTTCTCGATGGCCAGAGACAGACCGTGGCTGGTCGCGGGCAGTAGTCTGAACGAAAACCAGTACCCCGCGTTGCGCGAACTCCTCCGGCGCTTTTTCCGCGACTACGGCGACGCCGGGACGTACGAGGAGTTCCTGACGTTCTTGGACGACCCGACGTTGAAAGAGGAACTGCACGAGGCGGGGCGCGTCCACGAGGCGACGTACGACGCCGTCAAGCGCCGCGTCCGGGGCGTCCCGAACGGCGTGTTCGACCAGTCCGCCCGTCCCATCACGGAACTGGACCACGAACTCGTCCGGCCGGGGGGACTGACCGTGATTCCGACGTACCACCTCTCTACGAGTCGCGCAAAGGAGATGTTCGTCCTCGCCGTCTCGGCGCTTCTCATCGACGACAAACTGTCGAACGCGCCCGACTCACAGCGAATCAAGGAGACGCCCCTCGTCCTCGGGATGGACGAGGCGCACAACTTCCTCTCCGACGCCGACACCGTTCAGGCGCGCAAAGTCGTCTCGAAGTTCACCGAGGCGGCCAAACAGGGTCGAAAGGAGAGACTCGGCCTCTTTCTCATCACCCAAGACCCCCAAGACGTCGCCGAACCGGTGTTCAAGCAGGTGAACACGAAACTCGTGTTGAACCTCGGTGACGACGACGCGATACAGAGCGTCAACATCCCGCCGAACCTCGAAGGGAAGGTTCCGTACATGGAGAAAGGCCAGATGGTCGTCTACTCGCCGGACAACTCCGAACCGGTCGAACTCGTCGGCCTCTCGACGTGCGTGACGCGACACGGCGACTGA
- a CDS encoding universal stress protein — protein sequence MGKHLLVPVDGSPQSVDARQFASTEWDDAEVTLLHVIDPVTATPRPSAIPGGSEEWYEKMRESAERLLENARAEFDEETEVRTRIEVGRPAESIVTVAGEDGIDHVVMGSHGREGISRVILGSTAEYVVRRSPVPVTIVR from the coding sequence ATGGGGAAGCATCTACTCGTACCCGTCGACGGGTCGCCGCAGTCCGTCGACGCACGTCAGTTCGCGTCCACGGAGTGGGACGATGCCGAGGTGACACTCCTCCACGTCATAGACCCGGTCACCGCGACTCCGCGTCCGAGTGCCATCCCGGGCGGGTCAGAAGAGTGGTACGAGAAGATGCGCGAGAGCGCAGAGCGACTGCTGGAGAACGCGCGGGCGGAGTTCGACGAGGAGACCGAGGTTCGGACGCGAATCGAGGTGGGCCGCCCCGCAGAGAGCATCGTCACCGTCGCGGGCGAAGACGGAATCGACCACGTCGTCATGGGGAGTCACGGCCGGGAGGGCATCTCTCGCGTCATCCTCGGGAGCACCGCCGAGTACGTCGTCCGCCGGTCGCCCGTTCCGGTCACCATCGTGAGGTGA